In Candidatus Methylacidithermus pantelleriae, a genomic segment contains:
- a CDS encoding efflux RND transporter permease subunit, whose protein sequence is MRLSEISIRRPVFAWMLMTSLMFFGGIAYLRLGVSQLPDVTFPVLTVVVTWPGADPTVLEHEVVDPLEEVLISVHGIKNVESTLRQGVARIKLEFYMDRDMDAALQEAYAKIQSVKLPTDADRPRIYKINQDENPILWLSLAWDRPYKDLIRYVDLNVRDKFLLIPGVGDIQLGGWADRNLRVWVDREKLNRWQLSILDIQNTLASQHVQVPSGYLEGSENEYSVRFMGEARSPQELAQIPITVRGDISTLPVTGVGGGVVWSAPLHIGDVAQVEDGLMDMRRLSRRDGKQALSLGIQKLRGYNEIEVAHRVRQVVQELNKTLPPGMDIKISYDASRFTELAVRETEFTVVLSGIITAVVCLLFLASINSTLNVIFAIPTSILGTFLVIYFMGFTLNYFTLLALSLAMGIVVDDAIMVLENIVRHFHMGKNSTQAALDGTGQIRFAAMATTLSIVAVFAPVLFVGGVIGRFLFQFGITICSAILLSLLEALTFTPMRCAQFLRHAPDGAFAKRVHGLFDRFAQAYARLLQPCLKHPWLIITSSGILFLFSLTLFPKLHTELAPTQDVGMILLRVHTPVGSSLQYTAQKIKALEDFLRAQPYVDKVLTAVGGYYGGETNEANMFITLVPREKRTVTQTEAMERIRTEVKKDKELRVLAIDLSQAALSTKHGANLELSLQGSDYEVLRHKSQEIMRRMEQTGLFVDMDTDFRYGVSEVHLIPDREKANLSNVSMLSIAQTVGSAIGGMRQGQYTHEQDIRRYDVRLRLVPSQWSHPEDVVRLNVWSAYAGEPIPLQKLAHIELARGLVTVTRENRRRAITLYANVKPGVSQGKAMDRALHICQEVLPAGYQVRPTGISQTTQESFAAFPMTLGLGFVVAYMVLAAQFNSFLHPVTIFVALPFSLTGSLLALYLTGHSLNLYSGIGMILLMGIAKKNSILLVDFFNTSRAQGFSLEQAILQGARVRLRPILMTSLATVAGAIPPALGLGPGAEVRVPLAVVVIGGVSVATFFTLFVVPCVYRVLVRWERRPPGISPIEETPEALEHEDFAASSEGWD, encoded by the coding sequence ATGCGACTTTCTGAGATCTCCATACGCAGGCCTGTCTTTGCGTGGATGCTCATGACTTCCCTCATGTTCTTTGGAGGGATTGCGTACCTGCGCCTGGGAGTGAGCCAGCTACCAGATGTGACGTTTCCGGTTTTGACCGTAGTGGTAACGTGGCCAGGAGCCGATCCCACCGTCCTTGAGCACGAAGTGGTGGATCCCTTGGAAGAAGTTCTTATTTCCGTCCATGGGATTAAGAATGTGGAATCGACCCTGCGACAGGGGGTCGCACGAATCAAGCTTGAGTTCTACATGGATCGAGATATGGATGCCGCCCTCCAGGAGGCATATGCAAAAATTCAATCGGTCAAGCTTCCCACGGATGCGGACCGGCCTAGAATTTATAAAATCAATCAGGACGAAAACCCAATCCTCTGGCTGTCTCTAGCGTGGGATCGCCCCTATAAAGATCTCATTCGATACGTGGATCTCAACGTCCGCGACAAATTCCTTTTAATCCCCGGAGTCGGGGATATCCAGCTAGGCGGATGGGCCGATCGTAACCTTCGCGTATGGGTCGACCGGGAAAAACTCAACCGGTGGCAGCTGTCCATTTTAGATATTCAAAATACCCTTGCCTCCCAGCACGTTCAGGTACCCTCTGGGTACCTGGAAGGCTCCGAAAACGAATACTCCGTCCGTTTCATGGGCGAGGCAAGAAGCCCTCAGGAACTGGCCCAAATCCCGATCACCGTACGTGGGGATATCTCTACCCTGCCCGTTACCGGCGTGGGAGGTGGCGTCGTCTGGTCGGCTCCCTTGCACATCGGGGACGTTGCCCAGGTGGAGGATGGCCTTATGGATATGCGCCGGCTCTCTCGAAGGGACGGGAAACAGGCCCTTTCACTAGGGATCCAAAAGCTTCGAGGCTACAACGAGATCGAGGTCGCCCACCGGGTCCGCCAGGTTGTCCAGGAATTAAACAAAACGCTCCCTCCGGGAATGGACATCAAAATTAGTTACGACGCGTCCCGGTTCACAGAACTCGCCGTCCGCGAGACCGAATTTACGGTTGTTCTTTCCGGGATTATCACGGCTGTCGTTTGCCTGCTTTTTCTGGCATCCATTAACTCGACCCTCAATGTTATTTTTGCCATACCAACCTCCATTTTAGGGACATTCCTGGTCATTTACTTCATGGGTTTTACGCTCAATTATTTTACGCTTCTGGCCCTTTCCCTTGCGATGGGGATTGTTGTCGATGATGCCATTATGGTTTTGGAAAATATCGTTCGTCACTTCCACATGGGGAAAAATAGCACCCAGGCAGCACTGGACGGAACAGGACAGATCCGTTTTGCCGCGATGGCAACGACCCTTTCCATTGTTGCCGTGTTTGCCCCGGTTCTCTTTGTCGGTGGTGTCATTGGTCGATTTCTTTTCCAGTTTGGAATCACGATTTGTAGTGCCATATTGCTCTCTCTCCTCGAAGCTCTCACGTTTACGCCGATGCGTTGTGCTCAATTTTTACGCCACGCACCCGACGGAGCGTTCGCAAAAAGGGTACATGGCCTTTTCGATCGATTTGCCCAAGCTTACGCTCGCTTGCTTCAACCTTGCTTGAAACACCCGTGGCTAATCATTACCTCTTCCGGAATTCTCTTTCTTTTTTCCCTCACCCTCTTTCCCAAACTTCATACCGAATTAGCCCCAACCCAGGACGTGGGTATGATTCTTCTCCGAGTGCATACACCGGTAGGCTCCTCATTACAATATACAGCTCAGAAAATCAAAGCGCTGGAAGACTTTTTGCGCGCCCAGCCTTACGTTGACAAAGTTTTGACCGCGGTGGGTGGGTATTATGGGGGAGAAACCAACGAAGCTAACATGTTTATTACCCTGGTTCCTAGGGAAAAGCGTACGGTCACACAAACGGAGGCAATGGAAAGGATCCGAACGGAAGTAAAAAAAGACAAGGAGCTACGAGTTTTAGCGATTGACCTTTCTCAAGCTGCGTTATCGACCAAACATGGCGCAAATCTTGAATTAAGCCTGCAGGGTTCCGACTATGAGGTTCTCCGGCACAAAAGTCAAGAAATTATGCGGCGAATGGAGCAAACCGGCCTTTTCGTTGATATGGATACGGATTTCCGGTACGGCGTTTCGGAAGTTCATTTGATCCCCGATCGGGAGAAAGCCAATCTTTCCAACGTTAGCATGCTTTCCATTGCTCAAACCGTCGGCTCTGCTATCGGAGGAATGCGGCAAGGACAGTACACCCACGAGCAAGACATCCGCCGTTACGATGTGCGCTTGCGTTTGGTTCCTAGCCAGTGGAGCCATCCGGAAGATGTCGTCCGGCTCAATGTCTGGTCTGCTTATGCTGGCGAGCCTATTCCTTTGCAGAAATTGGCTCACATCGAGCTGGCTCGGGGTCTGGTTACGGTAACCCGAGAGAATCGCCGCAGGGCCATTACCCTGTACGCCAATGTGAAACCGGGCGTTTCTCAAGGGAAAGCGATGGATCGGGCTCTGCACATCTGTCAGGAGGTTCTCCCAGCTGGGTACCAGGTGCGACCCACCGGGATTTCTCAAACCACACAGGAATCTTTTGCCGCGTTTCCCATGACCTTGGGTCTTGGGTTTGTCGTTGCCTATATGGTTTTGGCAGCACAATTTAATAGCTTCCTTCATCCCGTTACCATTTTTGTGGCTCTCCCCTTTTCTCTCACAGGATCGCTCCTTGCCTTGTATCTCACAGGTCACTCACTTAACCTGTATAGTGGGATCGGGATGATCCTCCTTATGGGGATCGCAAAGAAAAATTCCATCCTCTTGGTTGATTTTTTTAACACCTCCCGCGCGCAGGGATTCTCGTTAGAGCAGGCGATTCTCCAAGGTGCAAGGGTACGCCTGCGACCCATCCTTATGACCTCTTTGGCTACGGTGGCCGGAGCGATCCCGCCCGCGCTCGGGCTAGGTCCAGGGGCCGAAGTTCGGGTTCCGCTTGCGGTTGTTGTGATTGGAGGGGTCTCCGTTGCCACGTTTTTTACGCTTTTCGTGGTCCCCTGCGTTTACCGGGTTCTCGTCCGTTGGGAAAGACGCCCTCCTGGTATAAGTCCGATCGAAGAAACCCCGGAAGCACTCGAGCACGAGGACTTCGCGGCGTCTTCCGAGGGATGGGACTGA
- a CDS encoding efflux RND transporter permease subunit — MTLPELSIRRPVFAWMLMAALILFGTISLSRMGISQLPEIDFPVLTINLMWPGATPETMETEIVDPVEQAIISADGLRQITSYIQQGQASVILEFDVSRNIDAALTEVQSKLSAVKLPADANLPILVKDNPEDQPILLLGLASSRRSLRDLVVYVDLYLHDTFQIVPGVAEITLFGFTERNLRVWVQNEKLKPLQLTILDVQTALQQEQVEVAAGYVENQKKELNVRAMAEGLTPEQVGAIQIKRRGTEPIYQSRIRIRDVARVEDGLNDVRRLAVLQGGVGLALGIKKQPGANTVAVARAVKKKLEEIRPTLPSDIELKVVYDTTRYIEDSVNETLFTLFLSAIVTGLACFLFLGSWSSTLNVLFAIPTSVMGSFIVMYFMGFTRNFFTLLGLSLAIGIVVDDAIMVLENIVRHREQGLGRVAAARLGANEITFAAIAASVAIMAIFLPVAFMQGIIGQYFFQFGVTISAAVAFSLLEAVTLTPMRCSQLLEPPNRARGLPKMTAAVFGYLARIYRKTLESCLRHPGWVLAGSALAFAVSLAFLRTLPREFLPPQDTGYFLLRVQAPIGSSLEFTTRKLIQCEELLRKHPEVASFFGQVGGPTFRTGAPAGNLVDSEVNVGTIYVSLVPRERRRKSQAQLMRELREELQKIPSLRITVQDLSSRAFTTGRGFPVELSIRGSNYEQLQKIAHRVMEKLAATHLFEDLDTDFRTGMPEVRVFPDRVAAAAYGVPITTIANTVAAAIGGVTQSQFTNGERRYDIRIRLDAGERVRPEDILKLDVRTITNEVIPIRSVVKLETVPTHQTLVRRQRQRAITLFANVAPNVSQAEALQVAERVARKELPSGFQLYLTGGAQSFREAFSSLSFAMWLGVVISYMVLASQFNSLIYPLVILLALPFSLTGALLALYLTRQSLNLYSMIGMVLLMGIAKKNSILLVDFANRRREEGGLSPKEALLEAGPIRLRPILMTSFATLAAAIPPALALGPGTESRVPMAVTILGGVLVSTLFTLLVVPCAYLVVSREGPRRPAYRAQKEPLTGKPEELGIPATPLPRSPSQE; from the coding sequence ATGACTCTTCCAGAACTTTCCATTCGCCGGCCGGTCTTTGCCTGGATGCTCATGGCGGCACTCATCCTCTTTGGGACGATTTCGCTATCGCGCATGGGGATTAGCCAGCTCCCAGAGATCGATTTTCCTGTGCTTACGATTAACCTGATGTGGCCCGGTGCAACCCCAGAAACGATGGAAACGGAAATCGTGGATCCGGTCGAGCAGGCAATCATTTCCGCAGACGGGCTCCGCCAGATTACCTCTTACATTCAACAAGGCCAAGCGTCGGTCATCCTTGAGTTTGACGTTTCACGAAACATTGACGCCGCGCTCACGGAAGTTCAGTCCAAGCTAAGTGCCGTAAAATTGCCAGCCGACGCCAACCTACCTATTCTGGTCAAGGATAATCCAGAGGATCAGCCCATTCTCCTTCTGGGTCTTGCTTCCTCGCGGCGTTCCCTTCGCGACCTAGTTGTCTACGTTGACCTCTACCTCCACGACACCTTTCAGATTGTCCCCGGCGTTGCGGAGATCACTCTTTTTGGTTTTACCGAGCGGAATTTACGAGTCTGGGTACAAAACGAAAAGCTAAAACCCTTACAGCTAACGATCCTTGATGTCCAAACTGCGCTGCAACAAGAACAAGTCGAGGTCGCAGCCGGGTACGTGGAAAATCAAAAGAAAGAGCTTAACGTCCGGGCGATGGCAGAGGGTCTTACACCCGAACAAGTCGGAGCGATTCAAATCAAACGGCGCGGTACAGAACCGATCTATCAATCCCGCATTCGCATTCGCGATGTGGCCCGGGTTGAAGATGGCCTTAATGACGTCCGGCGCCTTGCAGTTCTCCAGGGAGGAGTAGGTCTTGCCTTGGGAATCAAGAAACAGCCTGGGGCCAACACGGTGGCCGTCGCGCGAGCTGTGAAAAAAAAGCTAGAGGAAATCCGGCCCACTTTGCCTTCCGATATTGAGCTTAAAGTCGTCTATGATACCACCAGATATATCGAAGACTCGGTTAACGAGACTCTTTTTACCTTATTTTTATCTGCGATCGTTACTGGGCTAGCTTGCTTTCTTTTTTTGGGAAGCTGGAGCTCTACCCTTAACGTTCTTTTTGCGATCCCCACCTCTGTTATGGGCAGTTTTATCGTCATGTATTTTATGGGATTTACCCGGAACTTTTTTACGCTTTTGGGTCTGTCCCTGGCCATCGGGATCGTCGTAGATGATGCCATTATGGTGCTTGAGAATATCGTGCGGCATCGTGAGCAAGGACTTGGCAGGGTCGCCGCCGCCCGCCTGGGGGCCAACGAAATCACCTTTGCTGCGATTGCGGCCTCCGTGGCCATCATGGCCATTTTTTTGCCCGTTGCTTTTATGCAGGGCATTATCGGGCAATACTTCTTCCAATTTGGGGTTACCATTTCGGCCGCGGTAGCGTTTTCCCTCCTGGAGGCCGTTACCCTTACCCCCATGCGATGTTCCCAGTTGTTGGAGCCACCGAACCGGGCAAGAGGGTTACCGAAAATGACAGCGGCAGTATTTGGCTACCTTGCCCGGATCTATCGAAAAACCTTGGAAAGTTGCCTGCGGCACCCAGGATGGGTTCTCGCGGGTTCGGCTCTGGCCTTTGCTGTGTCGCTGGCATTTCTCCGCACCCTTCCGCGGGAGTTTCTTCCCCCGCAGGACACCGGATACTTTCTCTTGCGAGTCCAAGCTCCGATCGGAAGCTCGCTTGAGTTTACCACCCGTAAGCTCATCCAATGCGAGGAGCTTTTACGCAAGCATCCAGAAGTGGCTAGCTTCTTCGGTCAGGTCGGTGGTCCTACGTTCCGGACGGGTGCTCCAGCGGGGAATCTGGTGGATAGCGAGGTCAACGTGGGCACGATTTACGTAAGTCTTGTCCCCAGGGAAAGACGGCGCAAAAGCCAAGCCCAGCTCATGCGAGAGCTCCGAGAGGAGCTTCAAAAAATCCCTTCCCTTCGCATCACAGTCCAAGATCTTTCGAGCCGAGCCTTTACTACGGGCCGGGGCTTCCCTGTGGAACTGAGTATCCGGGGCTCCAATTATGAGCAGTTACAAAAGATCGCACATCGAGTTATGGAGAAGCTTGCGGCAACCCACCTTTTTGAAGATCTCGATACCGACTTCCGGACCGGCATGCCGGAAGTCCGCGTTTTCCCCGACCGTGTCGCGGCGGCCGCCTACGGGGTTCCGATTACCACCATTGCCAATACGGTAGCCGCAGCCATCGGTGGGGTAACCCAAAGCCAGTTTACCAACGGTGAAAGGCGGTACGACATTCGGATTCGTCTCGACGCAGGGGAGCGTGTACGACCGGAGGATATCCTTAAGCTTGATGTGCGAACGATAACCAACGAGGTCATTCCGATTCGTTCCGTTGTGAAATTGGAAACGGTTCCTACCCACCAGACACTAGTTCGAAGACAGCGACAGCGAGCGATTACTCTCTTTGCCAATGTGGCTCCCAACGTTTCACAAGCGGAAGCCCTTCAGGTTGCCGAACGGGTAGCACGAAAGGAACTCCCTTCCGGTTTCCAGCTCTATTTAACCGGCGGAGCCCAATCGTTTCGGGAAGCTTTTTCCAGTTTGAGCTTTGCCATGTGGTTAGGAGTCGTCATTTCCTATATGGTTTTGGCTTCGCAATTTAATAGCCTGATCTACCCTTTGGTCATTCTCCTAGCTCTTCCCTTTAGCCTTACGGGAGCCCTTCTGGCCCTCTACCTCACACGACAGTCCTTAAATCTCTATAGCATGATCGGCATGGTCCTTCTTATGGGGATTGCCAAAAAGAATTCGATCCTTTTGGTGGATTTCGCGAACCGGCGGCGGGAGGAAGGCGGGCTTTCACCGAAAGAAGCCCTTCTGGAAGCAGGTCCGATCCGGTTGCGGCCGATTCTTATGACGTCTTTTGCTACCCTGGCTGCAGCCATTCCCCCGGCTCTGGCCTTGGGGCCAGGGACCGAGAGCCGCGTTCCGATGGCCGTAACCATTCTAGGAGGCGTGCTGGTTTCCACCCTTTTTACGCTTCTAGTAGTTCCGTGTGCTTACCTGGTTGTCTCCCGGGAGGGTCCGCGCCGTCCGGCGTATCGCGCGCAAAAAGAGCCTCTTACGGGGAAGCCTGAAGAACTGGGCATTCCGGCGACTCCCTTGCCTCGCTCTCCTTCCCAAGAATAG
- a CDS encoding 3'-5' exoribonuclease YhaM family protein — protein MTVHELTTRLAQGGELIQVSLPCQVVQLRTLRARNGNPYIELEFTDGTASQRVRVWHDHPAYPECRELEEGGFIFLQGVLRRTPWGLSGEELKVRPLTPDEVEELLAGPPDRHVFQEKAYQKVVEFIGKVTDPRLRKLGLSFLEEHGAQFRRAPAAREYHHAYRGGLLEHVAQMLEAASALEPVYPNVNWDLVRVGILFHDSGKLWEHSCGARTLASHSTRVGELLGHIPIGIELVNRLWRDLSHSPEFSLPGEPPAEDVRQHLLHLIASHHGQREFGSPVTPKTPEAWVLHYLDNLDAKLAMLKAAYEETVADLRGIYERRPPLEGRPVEPLPRYRST, from the coding sequence ATGACCGTGCACGAGCTTACTACCCGGCTGGCTCAGGGAGGGGAGCTCATCCAGGTATCCTTGCCTTGTCAAGTGGTTCAATTACGCACCTTACGCGCGCGTAACGGTAATCCCTACATCGAATTGGAATTTACCGACGGCACGGCAAGCCAGAGGGTACGTGTGTGGCATGATCATCCCGCCTATCCTGAGTGCCGGGAGCTAGAGGAGGGAGGGTTTATTTTTTTGCAGGGAGTACTGCGCCGTACCCCTTGGGGATTAAGCGGGGAAGAGCTAAAAGTGCGGCCTCTGACGCCCGATGAGGTTGAGGAGTTACTTGCAGGCCCCCCTGATCGACACGTTTTCCAGGAAAAAGCATACCAGAAGGTAGTTGAGTTCATTGGGAAGGTGACTGACCCGCGGTTACGAAAGCTTGGTCTTAGCTTTTTAGAGGAACACGGTGCTCAATTTCGAAGGGCGCCGGCAGCAAGGGAATACCATCATGCTTACCGAGGAGGCCTATTGGAACATGTCGCGCAGATGCTGGAAGCTGCGTCGGCCCTGGAGCCTGTATACCCCAATGTGAACTGGGATCTTGTCCGGGTGGGAATTCTTTTTCACGATAGCGGGAAATTGTGGGAACACAGTTGTGGTGCTCGAACTCTCGCCTCTCATTCCACCCGAGTTGGGGAGCTCCTGGGTCACATCCCCATTGGGATTGAGCTTGTGAATCGCCTCTGGCGGGATCTTTCTCACAGTCCTGAGTTTTCTCTACCTGGAGAGCCGCCTGCAGAAGACGTGCGGCAACATTTACTCCATTTGATCGCTTCGCATCATGGTCAGAGGGAATTTGGGTCTCCTGTCACGCCCAAAACACCGGAAGCCTGGGTCCTTCATTATCTGGACAACCTGGATGCGAAGCTTGCCATGCTTAAGGCTGCCTATGAGGAAACGGTCGCCGATCTTCGTGGGATCTACGAACGACGTCCTCCGTTGGAGGGCCGGCCGGTGGAACCGTTACCTCGGTATCGCTCGACTTAA
- a CDS encoding PDZ domain-containing protein, whose product MAAWGMPYLWSTSYRPPLWEALPLEETPQGVHARYPTAIHSGWAVPTSYTWRLVYRTPVEETPGSPPILSHGQANQAFSRNGAFDSVGQVERAPSAGPIRAARQSPWTRVVLFRQAFYTLEGESIRVCLLDPKTGRLWDEPFDPPEGMLLVEDSGPGILVLAVDREAPAGRAGLCPSDRIQACNGKPVQKLQDLLDLLKESKEEIAKRGGSRLPLEILRESPSEPQKRLTLFLPLPPSLESDVWGNPP is encoded by the coding sequence GTGGCCGCTTGGGGAATGCCCTACCTTTGGTCAACTTCCTATCGGCCCCCGCTGTGGGAGGCCCTTCCCCTGGAAGAAACCCCACAGGGAGTTCACGCGCGCTATCCGACAGCCATCCATTCGGGATGGGCCGTCCCAACAAGTTACACGTGGCGACTTGTGTACCGGACACCTGTTGAGGAAACACCCGGCTCCCCTCCCATCCTTTCCCATGGCCAGGCAAACCAGGCCTTTAGTCGTAACGGAGCCTTTGATTCTGTGGGGCAAGTAGAACGGGCCCCTTCCGCCGGGCCTATTCGGGCAGCTAGGCAGAGCCCATGGACTCGGGTTGTCCTTTTCCGACAAGCTTTCTATACGCTGGAGGGGGAATCCATTCGGGTGTGTCTCTTGGACCCAAAGACAGGCCGGCTCTGGGATGAACCGTTTGATCCTCCCGAGGGTATGTTGCTCGTGGAGGACTCCGGACCTGGCATTCTGGTTCTAGCTGTGGATAGAGAGGCCCCTGCAGGACGCGCCGGTCTTTGTCCTTCCGATCGAATCCAAGCGTGCAACGGCAAGCCGGTGCAAAAGCTTCAGGATCTATTGGATCTGCTTAAAGAAAGCAAAGAAGAAATAGCCAAAAGGGGAGGATCACGCCTACCTTTGGAGATTCTCCGAGAGTCCCCTTCGGAACCCCAAAAGCGGTTAACCCTTTTTTTACCCCTCCCTCCTTCACTGGAATCTGACGTTTGGGGAAATCCTCCCTAG
- a CDS encoding DUF167 domain-containing protein: protein MSRPAFQYRLQVWVKPRGSHTRLLGRHGDGWKIEVQSPPQEGRANEELVRFFSQLFRPKPCRVSIIAGKKSRQKILMIQSPSPLDVDRFLADIAHEGSAGSSP from the coding sequence ATGTCGCGTCCCGCTTTCCAGTACCGGCTCCAGGTTTGGGTCAAACCTCGGGGATCTCACACACGTCTGCTGGGGCGTCACGGGGACGGCTGGAAGATCGAAGTCCAATCCCCTCCCCAGGAAGGCAGGGCCAACGAGGAGCTTGTGCGTTTTTTCTCCCAGCTCTTCCGACCCAAACCCTGTCGGGTCTCGATTATAGCCGGCAAAAAATCCCGCCAGAAGATTCTCATGATCCAAAGCCCATCCCCCCTGGATGTGGACCGGTTCCTGGCCGATATCGCACACGAGGGCTCGGCAGGCTCTAGCCCGTAA
- a CDS encoding MBL fold metallo-hydrolase, which yields MFSVTILASSSKGNATLVATNCTRLLVDAGLSCRRLEDTLRKIGLSPADLDGILLTHEHSDHASGLPVLLKKYPVPLFCSPTTYRVISPQLTQPPRWIPVEAGRAIELADLQMETFPVPHDAYDPVGLLLRHAQGCFGIVTDLGYVTGLVIERLREARGILLEANYEMELLQKDPKRPWSIKQRIISRHGHLSNEAAAELVAALARAELREVYLGHLSEDCNDPALAKRRVMERLGELAAQVKVEVILPSSCPVRVQWGPSHPAVAQDPKL from the coding sequence ATGTTTTCGGTGACCATTCTCGCTAGTTCCAGCAAAGGCAATGCGACTCTCGTTGCAACCAACTGCACCCGACTTCTCGTAGATGCCGGACTGAGCTGCCGAAGGCTAGAAGACACTCTCCGCAAGATTGGCCTGTCTCCCGCGGATCTCGACGGAATCCTCCTCACCCACGAACATTCGGATCACGCCAGCGGGCTACCGGTACTATTGAAAAAGTACCCGGTCCCTCTTTTTTGTAGCCCAACTACCTACCGGGTCATCTCTCCTCAGCTGACCCAGCCTCCCCGGTGGATTCCTGTGGAGGCCGGACGGGCTATCGAACTTGCGGATCTCCAAATGGAGACCTTTCCGGTTCCGCACGATGCTTACGATCCGGTTGGGCTTCTTTTGCGGCACGCGCAGGGTTGTTTTGGCATTGTGACCGACCTCGGGTACGTTACGGGGCTGGTCATCGAACGGCTGCGAGAGGCACGCGGAATCCTGTTAGAAGCCAATTACGAAATGGAACTCCTCCAAAAGGATCCCAAGCGTCCCTGGTCCATCAAACAGCGCATCATCTCCCGGCACGGCCACCTCTCCAACGAAGCCGCAGCCGAACTAGTGGCGGCATTGGCAAGAGCGGAACTGCGGGAGGTCTACCTGGGACATCTGAGCGAAGATTGCAACGACCCCGCCCTGGCCAAACGCCGGGTGATGGAACGGCTGGGAGAGCTGGCCGCCCAGGTCAAAGTGGAAGTCATTCTTCCCAGTTCCTGCCCGGTCCGGGTCCAATGGGGGCCCAGTCACCCGGCGGTTGCTCAAGACCCAAAACTCTGA
- the rpoN gene encoding RNA polymerase factor sigma-54, with protein sequence MGDVGLYQTVRLAPTLSPQMRQSLTLLQAPALELRALVAQELAMNPVLEEWEEQVRREEEDLETVIQEELEWDDYFSQLQGANGYDEEAAEKRRHFFESQSVGPTLAEHLEAQLGWVTKDATMRRAAQEIIGNLDEDGYLRVPLEEVSLGCGLALDTVKEALQLVQSLDPVGVGARDLKECLLLQLDRLGRREDVEGKIVAQYLEELGKKKWQVIARALRVSLDRVREAADLISSLDPRPGARFSRDEKFRVIQADLIAEKVGERWIAIPNEAVVPRLRISDTYKELLASSHSDPSVRQYLREKIRAGRFLIKCLLLREQTLLNVANAIVQHQQEFFEKGAIALRPLTMNQIASEVGIHETTVSRAIAHKYMETPWGMYELKYFFSSGYQISNGAVVSTRCIKEAIAEMIAREDPRRPLSDQELVARLAERGIRLARRTVAKYRASLRILPSHLRKSAP encoded by the coding sequence ATGGGGGATGTAGGCCTCTATCAAACCGTCCGGCTTGCCCCGACTCTTTCCCCGCAGATGCGTCAATCCCTTACGCTTCTGCAGGCCCCCGCGCTTGAGCTTCGAGCTTTGGTAGCCCAGGAGCTCGCAATGAACCCGGTTTTGGAAGAGTGGGAAGAACAAGTGCGCCGGGAAGAGGAAGACCTTGAGACGGTCATTCAAGAGGAACTTGAATGGGACGACTACTTTTCCCAACTGCAAGGCGCCAATGGGTACGATGAGGAAGCCGCCGAGAAGAGGCGCCACTTTTTTGAATCCCAATCAGTCGGGCCTACGCTGGCGGAGCATCTGGAAGCCCAGCTTGGTTGGGTAACCAAGGACGCCACGATGCGGAGGGCCGCCCAAGAAATCATTGGCAATCTCGACGAGGACGGCTATTTGCGGGTTCCCCTGGAGGAAGTGAGCCTGGGGTGCGGGTTAGCCCTGGATACGGTCAAAGAGGCGCTCCAGCTGGTCCAGTCTCTGGATCCGGTTGGGGTAGGTGCACGGGATCTGAAGGAATGCTTGCTCCTTCAGCTGGATAGGCTTGGAAGGCGGGAGGATGTAGAGGGAAAAATCGTTGCGCAATATCTCGAAGAGCTGGGCAAAAAGAAGTGGCAAGTCATTGCGCGAGCTCTTCGGGTTTCCTTGGACCGGGTACGCGAGGCAGCGGATTTGATCTCCAGCCTTGATCCCAGACCTGGAGCTCGCTTCAGCCGGGACGAAAAATTCCGGGTGATTCAAGCCGACCTCATTGCCGAAAAAGTTGGTGAGCGGTGGATTGCGATTCCGAATGAGGCGGTGGTTCCCCGGCTGCGGATTAGTGATACCTACAAGGAGCTTTTGGCCTCATCCCATTCCGATCCTTCTGTCCGGCAGTATCTCCGAGAAAAAATCCGTGCGGGTCGCTTTCTCATTAAATGTCTTCTTTTGCGGGAACAGACGCTATTGAACGTCGCCAATGCTATTGTCCAACATCAACAAGAGTTTTTTGAAAAAGGAGCGATTGCGCTTCGGCCTCTTACCATGAATCAAATTGCAAGCGAGGTGGGGATCCATGAAACAACCGTGAGCCGCGCGATTGCCCATAAGTACATGGAAACCCCCTGGGGCATGTACGAGCTTAAATACTTTTTCTCTTCGGGATACCAAATTTCCAACGGTGCCGTTGTGTCCACCCGCTGCATTAAGGAAGCAATTGCGGAAATGATAGCTCGGGAGGACCCAAGACGTCCCTTGTCTGACCAGGAGCTTGTAGCGCGACTCGCCGAGAGAGGGATCCGGCTGGCAAGGCGTACTGTTGCCAAGTACCGGGCGAGCTTGCGCATTTTGCCTTCCCATCTTCGAAAGTCGGCCCCCTAG
- a CDS encoding DUF2905 domain-containing protein has protein sequence MQDKPFWDQYVNVRELGRFLILTGIALVVAGLVLSSGFGRGWLGRLPGDIRIEKGNFSFYFPLATCLLLSFLLTVALWIYRLFLRR, from the coding sequence TTGCAAGACAAGCCTTTCTGGGATCAATATGTTAATGTGCGAGAATTGGGACGGTTTCTCATCCTAACGGGGATCGCTCTTGTTGTTGCCGGGCTGGTACTCTCTAGTGGTTTCGGCCGGGGCTGGCTGGGACGCTTGCCCGGAGACATCCGTATCGAGAAGGGTAATTTTTCTTTCTATTTTCCCTTAGCGACCTGCCTTTTACTGAGTTTTCTTTTGACCGTAGCTCTTTGGATCTACCGGCTTTTCTTGCGCCGGTAA